A window of the Agrococcus jejuensis genome harbors these coding sequences:
- a CDS encoding glycosyltransferase family 2 protein: MRVSVALCTHEGERYVEEQLRSILAQTHPVAEIVVGDDASTDGTIATIERIAAETDVPVAVVRHDPPLGVAANFADAIARTTGDVVALSDQDDVWHPDRIATLVAALDGVDLVHSDARLVDADGRPTGATLLDSLEASPWERERMAHGGAFEALLRRNLVTGATTIVRRSAAVAALPVPDGWIHDEWLAMTAAIGGGVRLVPDATIDYRQHGANQIGVRRLGLAQKVGRLLADDDGSHDRKARRAESLARVAHERGLGTPEQRRILDEKAEHERLRAGLPRARALRIPRILAGVARGRYARLSRGTLDVARDLLERRDRPGSAE; this comes from the coding sequence ATGCGCGTCAGCGTCGCGCTCTGCACGCACGAGGGCGAGCGGTACGTCGAGGAGCAGCTGCGCAGCATCCTCGCCCAGACGCATCCCGTGGCCGAGATCGTCGTCGGCGACGACGCGTCGACCGACGGCACGATCGCGACGATCGAGCGCATCGCCGCCGAGACCGACGTGCCCGTCGCCGTCGTGCGGCACGACCCGCCGCTCGGCGTGGCCGCGAACTTCGCCGACGCCATCGCCCGCACGACGGGCGACGTCGTCGCGCTGAGCGACCAGGACGACGTGTGGCACCCCGACCGCATCGCGACGCTCGTCGCCGCGCTCGACGGCGTCGACCTCGTGCACTCCGACGCCAGGCTCGTCGACGCCGACGGTCGCCCGACCGGCGCGACGCTGCTCGACTCGCTCGAGGCCTCGCCGTGGGAGCGCGAGCGGATGGCGCACGGCGGCGCGTTCGAGGCGCTGCTGCGCCGCAACCTCGTCACGGGCGCGACGACGATCGTGCGCCGCTCCGCCGCCGTCGCGGCCCTGCCGGTGCCCGACGGCTGGATCCACGACGAGTGGCTCGCCATGACGGCGGCGATCGGCGGCGGCGTGCGTCTCGTGCCCGACGCGACGATCGACTACCGCCAGCACGGCGCGAACCAGATCGGCGTGCGCAGGCTCGGCCTCGCGCAGAAGGTCGGCCGACTGCTGGCCGACGACGACGGCTCGCACGACCGCAAGGCGCGCCGCGCCGAGTCGCTCGCTCGGGTCGCGCACGAGCGCGGGCTCGGCACCCCCGAGCAGCGCCGCATCCTCGACGAGAAGGCCGAGCACGAGCGCCTGCGCGCCGGGCTGCCGCGCGCTCGCGCGCTGCGCATCCCGCGCATCCTCGCCGGCGTCGCGCGCGGCCGGTACGCCCGCCTGTCGCGCGGCACGCTCGACGTCGCCCGAGACCTCCTCGAGCGTAGGGATCGCCCAGGAAGCGCTGAGTAG